The sequence below is a genomic window from Nitrospinota bacterium.
AGAGCTTCTTTTTGCCAAAAAGGAACGTGGGGCGGTGGAGGTCCACCAGGATACCCTCGAGCCGGTGTGACAACGGAAGGACCACCTGCCTGCTGGCTGCTTCCGCCCGGCCGGCAACCAAAAAGAGGACGGCGGCAAAGAGGACCGATACTGTAATTGACCGTTGCAGCATATACAACCCTGGGAGGAAAAGTCCCCCGATTATACCCGACTGCAGCGGACGGCCACAAGGGCGGCGCCTCTCCGATAACGGTCTTCAACCCCGCCTGGTGGGCCTCTGGGCCGACGGGCTAGCAGTCTCGCTCCGCAACACACCAAATGCTAAATTATAAAACGCTGTTATATTTTTTATTGGGCCTTGAGCTAAAGAGGGGGGTTTCCCAGGGAAGATGCTTCTCAATACGTGAACCTGGCCCCTTGCAATCCCGCAACGCCTTTCAAATGGGGCTATTACCAGGGACTCGCCAAGCGCTAATCTTTGCAAATATTAAATATGAATATCCATAATTACTCACCTAGCCGTCAACGCCTATGAAAAAACGAAAAAATCGCACTTTTCTCTTGACAGCCCAACATATTGTGTTTAATCTGTACATGCTACACCAAATAGAGTATAAAGCTAGGAAAAGGTTCCACAGTTCATCAACAGAATTTTCACCACTACGCCCCGCTGGAAGTCCCGGTGAGGCGGTCAGAAAGGGGCTTTTGCACAGAAGGAGTTGCGTAGCAGGGTCGCGCAATGGTGTTTATCCCCCAGTGGTGTCAAACTAGGGCTTTAAGAGCTATCAAGGTATGGTCGCCCAGTGGGTAGTGCTAGGCAAAGCGGCCTGAAAGACGGCGTTTATAAAGCATAACAACCACCGATCGAGGAGCAGCGTTTATGAGTCCCGCAGAGAGGCTAAGGCAGGAGTTGCTCAGTGCGGAGGGCACTAGTGGGAGCAGCGCACCTGACTCGAACGAGCAGGGAGGCGGCATCGGGGAGGACGGCTCACCGACCTGCCGCTGACGGAGAACTCCATCGCAGTGCTCGTCAGGCGTTACCTGAAAAAGGACGAAGCTGGGGCCCCCACCGAGCGGCCCGAGGATATGTTCCGCCGGGTCGCCGAGAACGTGGCCGAGGCCGACCGCAGGTACAAGGCCACCGACGAGGAGGTCGCCGTCACAGCCGAGGCCTTCTACCAGCTCATGACGAACCTGGAGTTCATGCCCAACTCCCCCGCCCTCATGAACGCCGGAAGAGACCTTCAGCAGCTCTCGGCCTGCTTCGTCCTGCCCATCGACGACAACATGGAGAGCATATTCGAGACGCTCAAAGACGCGGCCCTCATCCACAAATCTGGCGGCGGGACGGGCTTTAGCTTCTCACGCCTGCGCTCCAAAAACAGCAGGGTCCGCACCACCCACGGGATCGCCTCGGGGCCTGTCTCGTTCATGAAGGTCTACGACAACGCCACCCAGGAGATCAAGCAGGGCGGCACCCGCCGTGGGGCCAACATGGGCATCCTCCGGGTGGACCATCCCGACATCATCGACTTCATCACCTGCAAGGCCGACGGCGGGATTATCAACTTCAACATATCCGTGGCGATGACCGAGGGCTTCATGGAGGCGGTCGAACGCGACGAGGAGTACGACCTGCTTGACCCCAACACCCAGGAGGTTGTCAAGCGCCTGAGCGCCCGGAAGGTCTTCGACCTCATCGTCAACCTCGCCTGGAAGACGGGCGACCCGGGCATCGTCTTTCTCGACCGCATCAACCGGGACAACCCGACCCCGCTGGTCGCCGAGATAGAGGCGACCAACCCCTGCGGCGAACAGCCGCTGCTGCCCTACGAAAGCTGCAACCTCGGCTCCATCAACCTGGCCAAGATGCTTCGGACCATAAACGGCACCTGGGAGTTCGACTGGGGGAAGCTCCGCCGCACGGTGCACCGCTGCATCCTCTTCCTCGACAACATCATCGACATGAACAACTACCCCCTGCCCCAGATCGAGGAGATGACCAGGGGCAACCGGAAGATCGGCCTCGGAGTGATGGGCTTCGCCGACGCCCTCATCATGCTGGGGATCCCCTACAACAGCGAGCGGGCCCTGGAGTGCGGCGAGGAGATCATGAGCTTCGTCCAGACCGAGGCCAAGGCCGCCTCGGTGGACCTGGCCTCCCGGAGGGGCAACTACCCCTTCTTCGTAGGCTCGACCCACGAGGCCGACGGCCTCAAGCTCATGCGCCACACGACGGTCACCACCATCGCCCCCACCGGCACGATTTCCATCATCGCCTGCTGCTCGAGCGGAATCGAGCCGCTCTTCGCCGTAAGCTACGTCCGCACCGTCATGGACGGCACGCGGCTCGTGGAGGTCAACCCCCTCTTCCTCGAGGTGGCCACCGAAAGGGGCTTCTACTCCGAGGAGCTCATGGCGAAAATAGCCGAGCGCGGCTCGGTCGTGGGGCTCTCTGAGGTGCCTGAAGACGTACAGCGCCTCTTCGTAACCTCCCACGACCTTGAGCCGATGGACCACATCAAGATGCAGGCGGCCTTCCAGAAGCACACCGACAACGCTGTGAGCAAGACCGTCAACATGCGCCACGACGCCCCGCCCGAAGAGGTCCGCGAGGTCTACCGGTACGCCTACGAGAACGGCTGCAAGGGGGTGACGGTCTTTCGCGACGGATGCAAGGGCGGCGAGCAGGTCCTCTCAATCGGTACGACCCCCAAGGCCGAGGACGCCCTGGAGGACAACGGCGAGCCGGCCCTTGGGACCGGCACCACCCCCAAGGCGCGGCCCGACGTGACCCGAGGGACCACCCGCTCCATCATGACCGGCTGCGGGAAGATGTACGTCACGATCAACGAAGACGAGCACGGGGTGCCCTTCGAGCTCTTCAACTCCATCGGCAAGGCCGGCGGCTGCGCCTCGGCCCAGAGCGAGGCCATCGGGCGGCTCGTCTCCCTGGCGCTCCGAAGCGGGGTCAACCCCGAGGTCATAGTCAAGCACCTGAAGGGCATCTCCTGCCACCTGCCCGTGTGGCAAAACGGGATGAAGATTCTCTCGTGCGCCGACGCCGTCGGCAAGTCCCTCGAGATGTATCTCGTGAACAAGGGGGCCTCGGCGGGGGCTTCCCCAGGCCTCCATCAGATGGCGACCCCCCTGCCTCTGTCGGCCACCGATGGGCTCGTCCGCTCGACCTGCCCCGACTGCGGCGGGGGCCTAGTGCACGAAGAAGGATGCGTCGTCTGCCACGGATGTGGCTATAGCGAGTGCTTCTAAAGGTTTATCAAGGAGGGAGAGGGAGGATAAGCAGTTGCCAAAGAAACGTGACCCTCACGACAGGAAGGTGAGAGCAATAGCCAAACAATACAAAGATTTAGGATATGACGTTAAGGCGGATTTACCGACCTACGATAAACCCGACCCCATTGGTAAAGGCAGCCATATTCCGGACGTACACGCAAAGAACCCGCGGGGTGATGAGGTTATCGTAGAGGTTGATACGCCTGGAACTGAAGACTCCGATCAGCTTTCCGCCTTTAGGAGAAGCGCTGCTCAGAGGGGTGCAGAATTCAGGCACGAAATTGTAAAGCCAAGAGGAAAGAAGAAGTAAGTCGATAATGTCCGGCTAAACCCTGGTCTACCAGGTGCAGCGTCCCACCCAACGCCCGGCCCCGGCTCCCCGCATCCCTCCTGGGGAGCCGGGGAGGGCAACGTTGCTAAAGGTGAGGGCATGAGCAAGGTCTATAAGACGCTCCACCACCCCGTCGGAAGCTATTCGATGCCCTGGTTCGAAATCAAAGGGGGCAAACTGTACCCCACGCCAGGCAATCCGGAATGTAAAAACAACAATAACTCCCCGTGGTTTGAGGTCAAGGGGAGCGAAATCTACCCCACCGCCCACCATCCCCAAGGCCACCAGCGGCTCCCCTGGTTCGAGATCAAGGGGAATAAAATCTATAAAACCCTCCACCACCCAAGGTACGAACCCTCCCCGTTCTTTGAGATAAGGGACCGGTAAGCCAAATATCCCAAAATCAGCTCCGCCAGGCCAAGGGGCCGGGCGGTGGGGTGTCTTTGGGGGGCAAATTAAAGATATTGCTTCCAACGAGTAGGGGACAGTCCGCCTCAGGCGGATTGTCCCTGTCCGCGGGTATGAAGGGCGGGTCGCTTTTCGAAAGGCTAAAAGGCCAGACAGCCATCCGCCTAAGGCGGATCCCTACAGGAAGGACTGCAAAAAGGTGTCGGGGTCAGGGGCGACCCCGACTACCCGGGATGTAGGGACAGGGTTTAGCCCTGTCCGCGGCTCACTTCGCCCAGCGGCGGCCGCGTCGTTCCCATCGCGCCTGCATCACCGCGTCAAACGAGGCCGGGCCTGCCCCGGCGATGAGGAGCGCCAGGGCTGAGCCGAGAAGCGCCAGGGTGTACTCGATGCCTCCGGGCAGAAAGAAGGCGCCCCAGTGGACCCCGAGCATGGCGACCAGCATCACAACCGCGATGTTGAGCGCCCCGAACCGGGTGAAAAGTCCTATCAGGACCAGCAGGCCCCCGAAGAACTCCCCGCCTGATGCCAGAGAGGCCCAGAGCATGCCGGGCGTCAGCCCCAACTTGGTCGCGAACAGCTCTGCGGTCGCCTTCAGCCCCTTACCGCCAAAGCCGCCGAAGAGCTTCTGCGCCCCGTGGGCCATGAAGATGACGCCGAGGGAGACCCGAAGCGGAATTGTCCACCACCCCGCTTTGGTCTCAACCAGTTTTAGCTTGAGCACCGGCTCCTCCCCTCGTCCTGCCCTCTTGTCTGAGATGCATCAAGAATACCCCGATACTAATTCAACTCCGGCCTTTTGGGAAGAGCCGTTCCTCAACTCTTGGCCACTACAAGACCCCTCCCGAAGCTTGCGCCTCGTGCTATAATCGGCTCCCGATC
It includes:
- a CDS encoding vitamin B12-dependent ribonucleotide reductase; amino-acid sequence: MPLTENSIAVLVRRYLKKDEAGAPTERPEDMFRRVAENVAEADRRYKATDEEVAVTAEAFYQLMTNLEFMPNSPALMNAGRDLQQLSACFVLPIDDNMESIFETLKDAALIHKSGGGTGFSFSRLRSKNSRVRTTHGIASGPVSFMKVYDNATQEIKQGGTRRGANMGILRVDHPDIIDFITCKADGGIINFNISVAMTEGFMEAVERDEEYDLLDPNTQEVVKRLSARKVFDLIVNLAWKTGDPGIVFLDRINRDNPTPLVAEIEATNPCGEQPLLPYESCNLGSINLAKMLRTINGTWEFDWGKLRRTVHRCILFLDNIIDMNNYPLPQIEEMTRGNRKIGLGVMGFADALIMLGIPYNSERALECGEEIMSFVQTEAKAASVDLASRRGNYPFFVGSTHEADGLKLMRHTTVTTIAPTGTISIIACCSSGIEPLFAVSYVRTVMDGTRLVEVNPLFLEVATERGFYSEELMAKIAERGSVVGLSEVPEDVQRLFVTSHDLEPMDHIKMQAAFQKHTDNAVSKTVNMRHDAPPEEVREVYRYAYENGCKGVTVFRDGCKGGEQVLSIGTTPKAEDALEDNGEPALGTGTTPKARPDVTRGTTRSIMTGCGKMYVTINEDEHGVPFELFNSIGKAGGCASAQSEAIGRLVSLALRSGVNPEVIVKHLKGISCHLPVWQNGMKILSCADAVGKSLEMYLVNKGASAGASPGLHQMATPLPLSATDGLVRSTCPDCGGGLVHEEGCVVCHGCGYSECF
- a CDS encoding DoxX family protein produces the protein MAHGAQKLFGGFGGKGLKATAELFATKLGLTPGMLWASLASGGEFFGGLLVLIGLFTRFGALNIAVVMLVAMLGVHWGAFFLPGGIEYTLALLGSALALLIAGAGPASFDAVMQARWERRGRRWAK